Genomic window (Polaromonas sp. JS666):
TTTTTTACCAACTTGCCGCACAATTGTGGCAGCAGCCGGCTACATTGCCATCGTATGTTGTCCAACCGCCCTCGCGGCCTAGCCGATGCGGAATATCTCAAGCTGAAATTTATCAACTCGGTACCTCGGCTTGAACCAGCCCGGATCGCTTCATGGAGAACAATGGAACAGGTGCCCACTTTTCTCCTCCGTTTGACGGGTGTCACCTTGTTGTATGCCGCCGCGGCAATAGGAGGGCTGATGTATGCCGTTGTCGGCAGCACGGTCACGCTGGTCTGGGCGCCGAGCGGGATCGCGCTGGCTGCACTCCTGGCCTACGGCTACCGCCTGTCTTTCGGCGTTGCGCTGGGCGCCTTTCTGGCGAATGCCTGGACCGGCATACCGCTTGCCGCCTCCGCAGTCATCGCCATGGGGAACACTCTGGAGGCCTTGGTCGGCGCATTTCTCCTGGTTCGCCTGGTCCGCTTTCGCAATGCCCTGGACCGACGTCGGGATGTATTCGCATTAATCGTGCTGGCCGCCATTTTCAGCACGATGTTGAGCGCTTCTGTGGGGGTGGCAACCCTGGCCCTGGGCGGCATTGTGTCCTTTGGAGAGTACGCCGCGGTGTGGTTGAAATGGTGGCTTGGGGACATGATGGGCGTGCTGGTGGTAACCCCGCCACTGCTGCTCTGGCTCAGCCATTCCCGCCCTGTCCTGTCACCCCTGAAAGCCGTCGAGGCCTTGTGTCTGGTCGCGGCACTCGTGCTTGTCAGCCACAAAATCTTTGGTGCGCCGGAATTGGCAGGCCATGGCTACTATCCGGCCTCACTTGCCGTGTTCCCTTTCGTCATTTGGGGGGCGCTGCGCTTTGGTCGATGGGGCGCCAGCCTGGTCACGCTGGTTGTCTCCGTGCTGGCCATTTGGGGCACCACACAAGGAACAGGGCCATTCGTGGTCGATCAGCCCGTGGACAGCCTGGTGCGCTGGTGCGCGTTCGCGATTGTCGTGGCGGTGACCGGCCTCCTGCTGGCCGCATCCGTGGCCGAACAGCGGCGCGCGCAGGCGGATCTCAAAAGCTCGCACGACGGCCTGGAGCAACGCGTGAAGGAGCGCACCCAGGCTATCGCCGACATCAACGCCGATCTGCGGCGGGAAATGGCGGCGCGTCGGCGCCTGGAGAAAGCGCTGATCCGGGTCAGCGAAGAACAGCAGCAAGCCATCGGCCGGGAATTGCACGATGGCCTGGGTCAACACCTGACCGGCCTCGCCCTCTTCAGTGCGACCTTGCAGCAAAAGCTCCACGAGCGCGCGCAACCGGAGGCCGAAGCCGCGCGTCGGATCGTCGAGTTGGTCAATCAGGCGACAGCCATGACCCGCTCCGTGGCCAGGGGCCTCTACCCGGCGGCACTGGAGGTCGGCGGCCTGTCCGCCGCGCTGGAGCAGCTGGCGGAGTACACCCGCTCGCTGCAAGGCATGGCCTGCGTTTTCCGCTGCGGTGCGGACGTGCAGGTGCGCGACCCGCTGGTCGCCATCAACCTGTACCGGGTCGCCCAGGAAGCCGTCAATAATGCGGTGAAATACAGCCAGGCCAACCATTTGCGGATAGACCTGACCCGCGTCGAGGACAGGCACCGGCTCGCCATCAGCGATGACGGCATCGGTGCCGACCCCGAGCGCATCTGGCATGGCCAGGGCTTGGGAATGCACAGCATGCGTTATCGGGCGAGCCTGCTCGGCGGTACCTTTGCCATCGAGAGAAATGCCCACAGAGGCACCACCGTCGCCGTCATGTATCCGGACCAGGGGGAACAGAATGAACAACAACGACAACACGGCTCGTAGGCAGGAGAAGACCCGAATCATGATGGTGGACGACCATCCCCTCGTGCGGGAGGGCATGGCCCGGTTTCTCAATCTGCAGGGGGATCTCGATCTGTGCTGCGAGGCCGGCAGCGTCGAGGAGGCCTTGGCCGTCGTGGCGGACTGCAACCCCGCCCTGGCGATCATCGACATCTCGCTCAATGGCGAGTCGGGGCTGGAGCTGATCAAGACCTTGCGGCGTCGTTACCCCGGTCTGGCATTGCTGGCCATCAGCATGCACGATGAATCCGTTTTCGCGGAACGCGCCTTGCGCGCCGGCGCGAACGGCTACCTCATGAAAAAGGAGGCAACCGGGAATATCCTGCTGGCCGTGCGCCGGGTCCTGGCCGGAGATATCTACCTCAGTGCCGCGATGCACAGCCGGCTATCGCAACGGCTGCTGGCGCCTCAGGCAGGCGCCCCCAGCCCGATCGCCGGCCTGAGCGAACGCGAGTTCGAAATTCTGCACCTGCTCGGGCTCGGCTTTGGCACCCGCCAGGTCGCCGACAAGCTCAACCGCAGCATCAAGACCATCGAAACCCACCGCGCCAGCCTCAAGGAAAAACTGCAGCTGAAGAGCGGCGCAGACCTGGTCCGGTTTGCGATTCAGTGGCTGGAAGATCGCTAAGGCCACACGACCCTTTCCTGGGGCTACGCTGAATAAGCCCCGTCAAAGAGCCCACGCGGGTCAATGACGGAGCGATTGGGTTCAAACGGGTCGCTGAGCGACCTTTCTTGAGGCCCCCTGGGCCTGTTTCTTGGGCCTCTCGGCCCGTTTGCCACCCTCATGGGCGCACCTGTGTCATCAACCTTGATCGGCTGAGGTAGATGTTGGCCAGTGCCAGGGCTGTGAACGCGCGCGTGGCGTTCTTGGCCAGGCCCCGATAGCGCACCTTGGCAAAGCCCCACAGCCGCTTGAGCACGCCGAACCCCGCGAGCGAATGCGTGACTTGTTGCGGTTCTTCGCTTTGAGTGCCTCGTCCACGATGCCCTTGCGCCGCGTACGCTGGTTCGTGAAGTCTTTGGCCTTGGGTGCCTTGCCCTCAATCAGATTCTTTTGGCTGGAATAGGCCGAGTCACCGTACACGCGCCTCTCCTGCCCATGCAGCAAGTCGGGCAGCGGATGCTTGTCATGCACATTGGCCGCGGTGAACACAGCACTGTGCGTCAGGCCGCTTTGGCTGTCTACCCCGATGTGCAGCTTCATGCCTAATGTGGCGTTGGTCCATATGTGGCGGCCGGCGGCGGCGTCCTCGGGAGGCCCGTCGCTGAGCACCACATAAATTTCATCGGCGGCGTAGAGTCGGGTCCCTTCATTTCATAAGGGGATCCGATCATGTTCGAGAATCTGTATCGGT
Coding sequences:
- a CDS encoding MASE1 domain-containing protein, translated to MYAVVGSTVTLVWAPSGIALAALLAYGYRLSFGVALGAFLANAWTGIPLAASAVIAMGNTLEALVGAFLLVRLVRFRNALDRRRDVFALIVLAAIFSTMLSASVGVATLALGGIVSFGEYAAVWLKWWLGDMMGVLVVTPPLLLWLSHSRPVLSPLKAVEALCLVAALVLVSHKIFGAPELAGHGYYPASLAVFPFVIWGALRFGRWGASLVTLVVSVLAIWGTTQGTGPFVVDQPVDSLVRWCAFAIVVAVTGLLLAASVAEQRRAQADLKSSHDGLEQRVKERTQAIADINADLRREMAARRRLEKALIRVSEEQQQAIGRELHDGLGQHLTGLALFSATLQQKLHERAQPEAEAARRIVELVNQATAMTRSVARGLYPAALEVGGLSAALEQLAEYTRSLQGMACVFRCGADVQVRDPLVAINLYRVAQEAVNNAVKYSQANHLRIDLTRVEDRHRLAISDDGIGADPERIWHGQGLGMHSMRYRASLLGGTFAIERNAHRGTTVAVMYPDQGEQNEQQRQHGS
- a CDS encoding response regulator transcription factor, producing MNNNDNTARRQEKTRIMMVDDHPLVREGMARFLNLQGDLDLCCEAGSVEEALAVVADCNPALAIIDISLNGESGLELIKTLRRRYPGLALLAISMHDESVFAERALRAGANGYLMKKEATGNILLAVRRVLAGDIYLSAAMHSRLSQRLLAPQAGAPSPIAGLSEREFEILHLLGLGFGTRQVADKLNRSIKTIETHRASLKEKLQLKSGADLVRFAIQWLEDR